GCTCCACTTTATGCAGGGCACGCCGTACATTTATCAGGGCGAGGAGTTCGGGATGACCAACGTCAGTTTTGAGAGGATCGATCAGTACGACGACCTCGAGACACTGGGAGCCGAGCGTGAGCTGCGTGAACTCCACGGCTGGAGCGAAGAGCGCATCATGGCCAGCATTCACGCCATGAGCCGCGACAACGCCCGCACGCCGGTTCAGTGGGACGCTTCACCCAACGCCGGATTTACCAGCGGCAAGCCTTGGCTGGAAATTAACCCGAATTATCCCAACATCAACGCGGAAGCCGCCGAGGCCGACCCGGATTCGGTCTGGCACCACTACAAGCACATTATTGCCCTGAGAAAATCGCTGGACGTGGTGCGGGACGGCACGTACGAGTTGCTGGACGCCGAGCATCCCAGTGTTTACGCTTATATCCGCGACGACGGCCACACCAAGCTACTGATCATGGCCCACTTTTCGGCCAAGGCGGGCCAATACCGCATTCCCGCCGAGTTCGTGGGCGGCGAAGTCTTGAGCAACAACTATCCAAGCTTGCAACTGGCCGAAAAATTGAACTTGGAGCCGTATCAGGCTGTGGTAATTCGGGCGAAATAAGGTGCGACAAAACTGGGGTGACCGCAAATAAGAGCAACCACCCCAGTTTTGTACAACAGCTTAAACCGGCTGCGGCTCCAGCGTCACCACTTCCAAGAGGTGCCACAAGGCCAGCGGCGCGGCGGCGTCCCAGCCCTGCGGGTGGCAGGCGGCAGGATACGGCACCGGCACGTCGGCCTGTCCTTCACGCTTGAACCCGGCCAGCAGCTCGCTGAGGCGCTTGTCGCCGGCGGCGCGGGCCACGTCAAACAGAGCGCGGGCGACTTGCTGGGCCTCGCGGCTCAGGCCGTAGCGGGCCATCCCCAGCGCGGCGGCAGCGGTGTCGTGCGGCCAGACGCTGCCGTTGTGGTACGACACCGGGTTGTAGCGAATTTCACCTTCGCCCAGCGTACGAATGCCCCAGCCGCTCCAAAGCTGCTCGCCCAGCGCGGTGGCCGCCACTTTGGACGCGAACTCGGGCGGAATGATGCCCGTCCAAAGGGTGTGGGCCGGATTGCTGACCAAGACCTTCATCGGCTGCTTGTCACCGTTGAGGCCGTGAACGTAATACTGGCGCTCCGGCCACCAGAAGGCGGTATGGAAGCGCTGGCGCAGCTCCGAGGCCCGCTGTTCCCACTCGCCAGCCAAGCCCGCTTCACCGAGCTGGCGGTACAAGCTGGCGGCGGCCAGATAAGCGGCGTAAGCGTAGCCCTGCACCTCCACCACCGCGATGTGGCCGCTGGCATCAATTCCTCCCTCCGTAAAGGTGCTGTCGCCGCTGTCTTTCCACACGGCGTTGGTGATCCCGCCGCTCGGGTCAGGAGTGTACTCGATGAAACCGTCTTGATCGGGGTCGCCGTCGGTCAGGCACCAGTTGAGTGCTGCTTCCCAGTGCGGGCGCAGCTCAGCAGCCAACTCGGGGTGCTGGCCGCTGAGTTCGCCCACCAACCAGACAAACAGCGGCGTGGCGTCGGCGGTGGCGTAGTAAGGGCGGTGCGGAGTACGGCCCAGGCGGGTCAGCTCCCCGACGCGCTCCTCGTGGAGAATCTTGCCGGGTTCTTCCAAAGTCGCTCTGTCGTATTTGGTGCCCTGCTTGGCGGCCAGATACCGCGCCACCGAGAGCGCCATTTCCGGTAAGGCGTCTTTGACCATCAGGGCGATGATGAGGCTGTCGCGGCCAAAGGGAGCCACGAACCAGGGCAGGCCCGCCGCCGGAAACGGCCCCTGCGGGGTATGAAACGACAAGCTGCGGAGGTCTTCCACGCTCTGGGCCACCACCTGCTGATCGAGCGGGTCACTGAGCGGCGCGGAGCTGAGGCGGACGTGAAGAGCGTCGTACTCGCTGGCCAGCGCGGCGGCGTCGCCGGAGGTCGGTGTTTCGTCTCCTTCCAGCAAAAAGGTGCTGACTTTGATGTGGGTTTCGGCCTCATTCAGCGTCCAAATCAGCTTCTCGCCGTCCCACTCGGCAGCGGGCGAGACTTGCACCAGGGCGCGGCACAGCAGGCCATCAAGAGCCAGATAGCGGAACTCCACACCGCCGTCTACCGCTTCGGCGCTGACTTGACGGTGTTCGATGCCCTGCGGCCAGCCACGCACCTCGAACATGTCCGCGAAGTCGGCGGCCAAGCTCAGGCTCAGCGTCTGCGGCCCGCCGCCGATATAGCGGGTGACACTCAGCACGTCGCGCACTTCGCTGCCCAGCACCGTCAAGTCGCGGGCAATCCCGACTTTCATGGTGTAACCCACGTTGGCGTTGGCGCTGTGTTCGCGCAGCCAAAATGGATAGCGTTCGTGCTGCATCAGGGCCTGGGGAGTTTCATGATTAAGTTGCCACTGATAGCGGCTCAGAAAGCGAGTATCCCGGCGGTAAAGGCCGCTTTCACCTTCAGCGATGGCGTACTGAGCGTCACCTACAAAATACAAATCATTTTCTTTGAGAACAGTGCGGGTATTCAGCATGAGCATCCTTGTAAGGAGGGGAAAATAAAGGAGAGTTGGAAGGCCAGCTTATAAGCGGCGAGAAGAGAAAGCAGACAAAGGGGGCGCAGGCTTTTGTCGTTGTCCTCCGCCCCAAAGCTGTACTAGACGGAGGCGGCTTAGCCTTTCACGGCGCTGTCAGATCCAGTGTCCACAAAATAGCGCTGGAAAATCACGAAGACGATAATCACTGGAATGGCGCTCAGCACCGCGCCGGCCAGAATCAGGCCGTAATCGCCCTGCCCACCGTAAGCCGAACGGAAGTTCGACAAACCGACTGTCAGCACGAAGTTGACCTGATTCCTGAGCAGCACCAGCGGCCAGAAAAAGTCGTTCCACGCGCCCTGAAACTGAGTGATACAAAGCGCGATCAGCGCCGGGCCAGCTTGCGGCAACATCACTTTCCAAAAGGTGGTGAACGGCCCAGCGCCGTCGATGCTGGCCGATTCTTCCAGCTCTTTGGGCATTCCCTCAAAAAACTGCTTCATCAAGAAAACGCCGCCAGCCGCCACCAAGCCGTTAAGCCACAGCCCCCACAAGTTGAGCAGCCCCAGTTGCTTGAGCAGCACATAATTGCTGACCAAATTGACCTGACTCGGCACCATCTGCACAAACAGCACGCCCAGCAAAAAGATCAGGTTTTTGCCGGGAAAGTCGAGGCGGGCCAGTGCGTAACCGGCCAGCGAGCAAAAGACGATGGCCGACACCACCCGCAAAAAAGCGTACAAGAAGGTGTTGAGCACCCAGCGCATAAACAAGCTGATGCCGCTACGCGGATCGGTGGTTTCATTGAAGGCGCGGCGGTAGTTATTAAAGGTGTAGCCGAGCACGCCGGGCGTGACGTTGCGGTAAGCGAAGCTGCGGTCAAAATTTTGCTTGTCGCTGGGCGGCAAGGTGCTGGCCACGATGCTCTGGCCGCGCTCCACGTCCACTTCGAGGGGGGTGCGTTCGAAGACCGGGCCGCGCAGATAATACTTCTCGCCGGACTTGATGAGTTCGACTTGTTGCGTTTCGTTGAGGTCGTACTGCTTGGCCTGCGCCTGCGGCGTGTCGAGCGTCACGTCCACTACCTTGCCGTTAGCCAAAATAGCCGTGAGCTTGTCGGTGGGCACGCCCAGTTTGGCCCGTACAGTCTCGCCGGTTTGCTGGGTCAGCGCCGGATAGTCAATGCTGACTTTGTAAGTGCGCTGGTCGCCCGTTTCGCCCGTTTTTTCGGTCTTGACAGTGCTGTAGTCTTTGGCCTGCGCCTGACGGGCCAACGCCACCAAACTGGTCGGCTGATACGGAAACAGAAAAATAGTCGGCGGAGTCTGCGGCGCGTCTTTGGGAGCAGCCACCGTCACGTCGAAGGTCAGGCTGCGCCCCGGTTTGAGGCCGCCGTTCCAGCCGTCGCCGCCGCCCTGCACGCCAAGGCGGTAGGCCTTGCCGATAAACTCCGGGGTGATTTGCGGAATGATCAATCGCGGCGGGTATTCGTTGGGATTGTCTTTGAGGCTGCTCAGTAAGCCCATTAAAAACGGCCCCAGAAAGAAAAAACTCATCACGATCATGAACAGGTAAAGCCAGCCAGCTTTGGCCCAGCGCCGCCGTGCCAGCCATTCTTCGCTCTTACCCGCCTTGGTCGGCTGCCGCGCAGAGAGCGCGGTCATACGCTGGCCTCGGAAGGAAAGAACTTGCGCTGAATAAAGACCATCACCAGAATAATCATGGCCAGAATGATCGCGCCCGCCGCCGCCATATTGACCGGCGCAGTTCCGGCTTTAAAGGTGTTGATATACACGTAATACGCCAAGGTAATCAAAGTGGATTGCGGCGCAGCGTCACCGATGACCGCCACTTGGTCAAACATCTGCATGGTACCGATGAGGCCCACAGTAATCACATAAAAAGTTACGGGGCGCAGCATCGGTACGGTAACATTCATCAGTTTTTCAAAAGGAGTCGCGCCGTCAATGTCCGCCGCTTCATAAAGAGAGCCGGGAATGTTTTGCAGGCCCGCCAAGAAAAAGAGCATCAAAGTGGGAATAGTCGTGAAGGTGTTTTGAATGATGATAACCAGCAGCGGAATACTGAGAACCTGCACACCGCCGATACTCAGCCACACGTCAGCAAAGTACTGGAAATCGAAAGCAGGCACTTCGCGAACTTGCAGCACGCCGGTAAAACTCAGCACCACAATCGCGCCAATCGCAAGTAAAGCGCTGATAGCCGCCAAAGCCGGATCAAACCAACCGGCTGGTAATTGACGTGAGCGCTCAAACAACACTTGGGCAATTTGGGCGATGACCAAGATTCCTAAAAAAGCCAGAATAAACGGCTGATACATTTGAAACTGGGTGATGACGTAGTTGGCCACCCCGCGCCGCTGAAACAGCCACAGAAAAATCAAAGTAATTACGACAGAACTGGTGATACTGGGCATATACCAAGCCGAGCGGAAAAAGCCCATGCCACGAATCTTATTGTTGAGAGCCACTGCCATCAACAGAGACAAAATGGTTTGCAGGGTGGTCACGGTGATGGCAAAAATCAGAGTGTTGGCCAGCGCCCGCCGAAAGAGAACATCGTTGAGAACGTCCGCGTAAGGCTTTAGGCCGATCAGATGCGGCACGTTGAACAAGTTGAAATCAGTAAACGAGTAGTAAATGGCCCGCCCAAAAGCGTAGACAAAGAAAACCAGAGTAGAGATCAGGAAGGGAGCGAGAAACAGATACGCGGTGGCAGTAGACTGATTCTTCTTAAACATAAAGCCTCTTGAACATCAAACTCTCCCTGTCCGCAACGCGGTCACTTCATATAAGAGAGGGTCGGGGGCACCCTGCTCGGCTCCCGACCCTGCCTCAACTCCGGGTAAGGAATTAGCGGCTTTGGAAGGTGTTCATTTCGCTTTGGGCCTGCTTGAGCGCGTCGGCACTGCTCTTTTGCCCACTCAGCACAGCGGCCAGCGCGGTGTTGATCGGCTTGATCCAGTCGGGGCCCTGAACGCCGAAGTAGTAAGGACGCACCGTGCCGTCGGTTGCGCCGTCAAACACGGCCTTGCTGTTGGCCGCGCCTGCATCGGTCTTTTTGAGGAAAGCGTTACTTTGCAGCGAGGTGCGGCTGGGAATGGCCAGGCCCTGCTCCAGCACGTACTGCTGCACCTGCGGGCTGGTCAGGATATTCAGCACCTTGACGGCGGCGGCTTTGTTCTTGGTGCCGGAATTGATGGCCCAGCCCACGGTATAGACGAAGTTGCCGCGCTTGCCGGTCTTATCGTCTTTGGGAATCAGCGCGGTGCCGTACTTGAGGTTGGGCGCGTTGTCTTTGAGGAAGCCGACAATCCAGTTGCCCTCGATGGCCACCGCCACTTTGCCGGTGCCGAGGCAGCCGCCCGACCAGCTCTGCGAGATCTCGGAAGGCTGCACGCCGACTTTGTTTTTGGCCAGACCCGTGAAGTAGTTAAAGGCCCGCACGAACGCCGGATCGAGCAAGTTGGTTTTGCCTTTGGAGTCAAAGGGTTTCCAGCCCGCCGCGAAGGCGAACTGACCCATCCGGGCATAATCGGGAGCCAAGCAGATGCCGTAGTAATCGTTTCCCAGCGCTTTTTTGACGTTGGTCAGCTTGGTTTGCAGGCTGCTCCAAGTGTCGGTGTTGTCGGGGTAGGCCACTTTGGCTTCATCGAACACAGCTTTGTTGTACTCGACGGCGAGGGTGTTGAAGTCTTTGGCAATGGCGTAAGTTTTGCCGCCCCGCGTGAACGCGGCGTTGAGGCTATTGATGTAGGGGCCAGTCGCCACCACACCGTTGAGCGGCAAAATTTTGCCGGTGGCCACGAAGCCGTCTAACGTTTCGGCAGGCAGATAAAACACGTCGCCCGCATTGCCCGCCGCCAGCAAAGTGGTGAGCTGCTGGTTATAGTCGCCCTGCAGCGGCTCATAGGTCACGTTGATCTTGTCTTTGGCCAGCGCCGGCTTGACAAAACGGTTGATCAAGTCGCCCACGATGGCGGGGTCTTGGCCCGCGTAGCCGTTGATCTTGATGGTGGTTTGAGCGGCAGCTTGGGTGGTGGCCGCCGCCGCGAGAAGCATCAGGCCGAGCATCATTTTGTTACGCATACTCCCTCCTAGGGAACAAAGCACGGAGAAATCAACAGAGAGCGGAGAACTGAGATTCGATTTTAAAACTCAGGAAATTGAGCTTGAACTGGGCGGCGCGGCCACCGTTGCGCCCAGTTTGAGACGCACCGGAATGTGCTGTCCGCGTGCCGGCAGGCCCTCCACCGCTTCACGCATCAGCTCTAGGGCGCACTCAGCGATGCGCTCAATGTCTTGCGACACGGTGGTCAGCTTGATCGGCAGTGCCAATTCCGGCAGGCCGTCAAAGCCCACCACCGACACGTCGCGCGGCACCGTGAGGCCCAAATCTTCGAGGGCGGCCACCGCGCCCACCGCGCTTTCGTCACTCTGGGCAAACAGGCCGGTGAAGCGCACGCCGTTTTCCCACGCCCGCCGCACCGCCCGGTAGCCGCCCAGCAAGGTAAAATCCGCTTCCAAGGTCAGCGTCTGCGCTCCTGCGGCCACAGCCGCCTGCAAAAAGCCGCTCTCACGGTCTTGGGCGACCTGCGAGGGGCCGCCACCGAGGTAGACCAAGGCGCGGTGTCCAGCTTTGGTAAGCTGCTCGGTGGCCAGCCGTGAGCCGCCGATGTCGTCGGGAGCCACCCAAAACGAAGCAGGGTGGTGGCCGATCAGCACCGCCGGAACGCCCAATTCAGCCAGCAGCGTCAGCCGCTCGTCGCCGTCTTGGGAGTTGTTGAGCACCAACGCCGCGTTGGGCAACGAGCGCAGACTGGCCAGATCGTGCTTGAGATTGACCAACTGAACGCCCTGCGGCGCGGTGCGGGCTTCTAGGGCGCGGGTAAACAGCACGTGGTAGGGCGAAAGCAGCGGATCATGGCGGCCAAACGACAGCCCCAAAGTCTGCCCCTTACGCCAAGACAACTGCCGCGCTGCCGGATCGGGGGCGTAGCCGAACTGATCCATCACAGCCTGAACGTGGTGCCTCGTCCTGACCGCCACCGTTTGGTGCCCATTGATGACGCGGCTGACCGTGCCCTTGCTGACGCCAGCGGCGCGGGCAATGTCGTCAATGGTGTAGCGCAGTGTGGTCATCAATTCCTTAAGCAGCGGCGTGAGGGCGGTGAGGGGAAAGGCGGGGCGGGACTGTAACCGGTTACAATAACTAGGCGAAGAATAATTCTCGACACCTGTCAGTTCAGAAATACAGAGGTTTTGTAAGCGGTTACAGTGCCATTGTGGGCTTTTTTGGGCGGATGTCAAGAGGGGATCAAAACGGCTAGATCGCTGTATCAACGAACAGGAGATTTCTGGTTACGTTATTGGCTAGGTCAGGCGCTGCCGAGCGCTTTCAAGCGCCTGCGCCAAAGCGGGCGAAGCTTCAGCAATCTGGGCATCTGCGGCCAGCGCCTGAGCGAGGTTGCGCTCTAAGCTACGCAGCTCAGCGGCTGTTTGAGCGCGGCTGAGGCGCAATTGAAAGACCAAATTAAACGCCAAGCGCACTTCCTGACGCACCTGATCGGCCCACTCGCTTTCAGGTGTCAAGTCTTCAAAAAAGCAGCCATGATACTGCTGAAGGGCCGTTTCCAAATCCGCCGCATTGAGGCTTTGCCGCACGGTGTCCAAGTCGAGGTTTAGCTCGATGCCGCCGCCGAGTTGGTAGCGCGGATGACGCAACGTATCGTCGAGTTGCACGACGCCTTGCCCCAAAACGGCCCGCAGTTCGCGCACGGTGGTGCGAAAAAAAGTGGTGGTTTGGGAGCGGTCAAATTCAGGAAACAGCACCGCTTGCATATCGTTGCGGCTTTGGTGCGGGTGCAAGTAAATATAGATGAGCAGCAGCGTCGCGCCCGCCGAGAGAGTGGCGGGGGCTTGGCCACCTTGGGCGTCGGTTGTAACACCCACACTGATGTGCCCCAGCGCCCGCACTTCGAGGCGCATTGGCTTGGGCCGCAACGCTGGCCCCGTCTGAAAGCGGGCCAAGAGCGCCTGCATCAGCGGCGCGAGCTGCGGCTCGATCAAGGCGTACTCCACCAATTCACCCAGCTCCTCCAGATCGGCGGCGTACCCACGAAAGTCCTGCGTTTGGCCGAGGTGCATCAAGACGCGCCGCAACGTTTCTCTGGCCGCCTCCGCTTGGCCGAGACTGAATTGCAAATCAGCCGCAAACAGTTGGCCGCGCCAAAACAGCCGCTGATCCTGGGGGCCGGTCTCCTGGCAAGCGGCTTGCAAATCGTCCAAAGCCTGAACTTCATACCGCTGGCGGCGCATCAGAAGGCCGCGCACCAACTTGAGCCGGGGAGGCAGACCCCGCCGGGTGCCGAGGTCGTACAAGCACAGCAGCGCTTGATCGGCTCTTCCCTGTAGGCTGAGCAGTTCGGCCCGCTGGGCCACCGTCCACAGCCGCAGTTCGTAGTCTTGAAGCTGATCAGCCAGCGTACCGAGGCCGCGCAAATCGGCTTGCAGCGCCGAGCGCTCACCGCCCAACAGCCGGATTTCCAGTTCAGCCTGCAGCACACTGGCCCGTGCCCACCGCTCAGCGCCACTGGGCAGCGTCAGCGACAGGCGGCGGCCTTCTTCCAAGCTGCGCTGGGCTTCTTCCGACTGACCCAAACGGCTTTGGGTCACGGCCCAGCCGCTCAGACACGCGATTCTGGCGGAGCAGGGCGAGGCGGGCAAAGCCATCAGGGCCTGCTCAAAACGGGCGCTGGCCTGCTCCAGTTCGCCGAGTTGCAAATGCATCTGCGCCAGTGCGACTGCTGCCGCCGCTCGGGCAGGTGACGGCCGGCGGCGACTGGACTTTTGAGTGGCCGGGTCGGTCAACACCGGACTCAGGCTGCGGCACAGGGCCAGCGCCCGCTCCACTTCGCCGCTCAAAAACAGAGCCTCGCTCCAAAAGACTTGGGCGCGGCGCTTGAGTTCGCCGCTGGGCAAG
The DNA window shown above is from Deinococcus detaillensis and carries:
- a CDS encoding amylo-alpha-1,6-glucosidase — its product is MLNTRTVLKENDLYFVGDAQYAIAEGESGLYRRDTRFLSRYQWQLNHETPQALMQHERYPFWLREHSANANVGYTMKVGIARDLTVLGSEVRDVLSVTRYIGGGPQTLSLSLAADFADMFEVRGWPQGIEHRQVSAEAVDGGVEFRYLALDGLLCRALVQVSPAAEWDGEKLIWTLNEAETHIKVSTFLLEGDETPTSGDAAALASEYDALHVRLSSAPLSDPLDQQVVAQSVEDLRSLSFHTPQGPFPAAGLPWFVAPFGRDSLIIALMVKDALPEMALSVARYLAAKQGTKYDRATLEEPGKILHEERVGELTRLGRTPHRPYYATADATPLFVWLVGELSGQHPELAAELRPHWEAALNWCLTDGDPDQDGFIEYTPDPSGGITNAVWKDSGDSTFTEGGIDASGHIAVVEVQGYAYAAYLAAASLYRQLGEAGLAGEWEQRASELRQRFHTAFWWPERQYYVHGLNGDKQPMKVLVSNPAHTLWTGIIPPEFASKVAATALGEQLWSGWGIRTLGEGEIRYNPVSYHNGSVWPHDTAAAALGMARYGLSREAQQVARALFDVARAAGDKRLSELLAGFKREGQADVPVPYPAACHPQGWDAAAPLALWHLLEVVTLEPQPV
- a CDS encoding carbohydrate ABC transporter permease, producing MTALSARQPTKAGKSEEWLARRRWAKAGWLYLFMIVMSFFFLGPFLMGLLSSLKDNPNEYPPRLIIPQITPEFIGKAYRLGVQGGGDGWNGGLKPGRSLTFDVTVAAPKDAPQTPPTIFLFPYQPTSLVALARQAQAKDYSTVKTEKTGETGDQRTYKVSIDYPALTQQTGETVRAKLGVPTDKLTAILANGKVVDVTLDTPQAQAKQYDLNETQQVELIKSGEKYYLRGPVFERTPLEVDVERGQSIVASTLPPSDKQNFDRSFAYRNVTPGVLGYTFNNYRRAFNETTDPRSGISLFMRWVLNTFLYAFLRVVSAIVFCSLAGYALARLDFPGKNLIFLLGVLFVQMVPSQVNLVSNYVLLKQLGLLNLWGLWLNGLVAAGGVFLMKQFFEGMPKELEESASIDGAGPFTTFWKVMLPQAGPALIALCITQFQGAWNDFFWPLVLLRNQVNFVLTVGLSNFRSAYGGQGDYGLILAGAVLSAIPVIIVFVIFQRYFVDTGSDSAVKG
- a CDS encoding carbohydrate ABC transporter permease, encoding MFKKNQSTATAYLFLAPFLISTLVFFVYAFGRAIYYSFTDFNLFNVPHLIGLKPYADVLNDVLFRRALANTLIFAITVTTLQTILSLLMAVALNNKIRGMGFFRSAWYMPSITSSVVITLIFLWLFQRRGVANYVITQFQMYQPFILAFLGILVIAQIAQVLFERSRQLPAGWFDPALAAISALLAIGAIVVLSFTGVLQVREVPAFDFQYFADVWLSIGGVQVLSIPLLVIIIQNTFTTIPTLMLFFLAGLQNIPGSLYEAADIDGATPFEKLMNVTVPMLRPVTFYVITVGLIGTMQMFDQVAVIGDAAPQSTLITLAYYVYINTFKAGTAPVNMAAAGAIILAMIILVMVFIQRKFFPSEASV
- a CDS encoding extracellular solute-binding protein, whose product is MRNKMMLGLMLLAAAATTQAAAQTTIKINGYAGQDPAIVGDLINRFVKPALAKDKINVTYEPLQGDYNQQLTTLLAAGNAGDVFYLPAETLDGFVATGKILPLNGVVATGPYINSLNAAFTRGGKTYAIAKDFNTLAVEYNKAVFDEAKVAYPDNTDTWSSLQTKLTNVKKALGNDYYGICLAPDYARMGQFAFAAGWKPFDSKGKTNLLDPAFVRAFNYFTGLAKNKVGVQPSEISQSWSGGCLGTGKVAVAIEGNWIVGFLKDNAPNLKYGTALIPKDDKTGKRGNFVYTVGWAINSGTKNKAAAVKVLNILTSPQVQQYVLEQGLAIPSRTSLQSNAFLKKTDAGAANSKAVFDGATDGTVRPYYFGVQGPDWIKPINTALAAVLSGQKSSADALKQAQSEMNTFQSR
- a CDS encoding LacI family DNA-binding transcriptional regulator, giving the protein MTTLRYTIDDIARAAGVSKGTVSRVINGHQTVAVRTRHHVQAVMDQFGYAPDPAARQLSWRKGQTLGLSFGRHDPLLSPYHVLFTRALEARTAPQGVQLVNLKHDLASLRSLPNAALVLNNSQDGDERLTLLAELGVPAVLIGHHPASFWVAPDDIGGSRLATEQLTKAGHRALVYLGGGPSQVAQDRESGFLQAAVAAGAQTLTLEADFTLLGGYRAVRRAWENGVRFTGLFAQSDESAVGAVAALEDLGLTVPRDVSVVGFDGLPELALPIKLTTVSQDIERIAECALELMREAVEGLPARGQHIPVRLKLGATVAAPPSSSSIS
- a CDS encoding tetratricopeptide repeat protein encodes the protein MNSTPPLAADLIAVATALAAENPWRALALLGDLSANPLHRRCGAYWRWLGVAHWAAGQPLEAEIPLRRASASGDLEAEVEYGRWLSRCGQVRPATGRLAAVIGRLPSGELKRRAQVFWSEALFLSGEVERALALCRSLSPVLTDPATQKSSRRRPSPARAAAAVALAQMHLQLGELEQASARFEQALMALPASPCSARIACLSGWAVTQSRLGQSEEAQRSLEEGRRLSLTLPSGAERWARASVLQAELEIRLLGGERSALQADLRGLGTLADQLQDYELRLWTVAQRAELLSLQGRADQALLCLYDLGTRRGLPPRLKLVRGLLMRRQRYEVQALDDLQAACQETGPQDQRLFWRGQLFAADLQFSLGQAEAARETLRRVLMHLGQTQDFRGYAADLEELGELVEYALIEPQLAPLMQALLARFQTGPALRPKPMRLEVRALGHISVGVTTDAQGGQAPATLSAGATLLLIYIYLHPHQSRNDMQAVLFPEFDRSQTTTFFRTTVRELRAVLGQGVVQLDDTLRHPRYQLGGGIELNLDLDTVRQSLNAADLETALQQYHGCFFEDLTPESEWADQVRQEVRLAFNLVFQLRLSRAQTAAELRSLERNLAQALAADAQIAEASPALAQALESARQRLT